A window of the Besnoitia besnoiti strain Bb-Ger1 chromosome VI, whole genome shotgun sequence genome harbors these coding sequences:
- a CDS encoding S15 sporozoite-expressed protein (encoded by transcript BESB_066770) — MATPFLPLDSTLSLEEPSDNVTAPAGVLVWNANQACDSQGWSSTSPDLALRPTAFSDKRLQFLNAVEGRSAPPEFVDVVAGQYDVRTWRKDDMILSIEGEKTVYLKVPTIATVVSWTSPERLPILTKSWRPVVFLLSPCNVAVRYTPDAVLYLTRSATDSTSWNVTPVSYSGGFCSVDPCSDRVIVYGSFAVPGAVDTIVLPPQPGSSKSDYFIQYHKWGFLIVPKQVDVQKGGLCGRGNSKIATVVHPPHMFISVDLVLPAKVSKTLQYEKDFAITAKKTSESDIVIYLILDGQLVAFDYSFDIRINKPEKPHAFLSAKIKTRFSEEEQAKIKKAKAEKKPYSPRISFVESDLQKVVVTEGSPLCQGHLLSEQVAAIYDANSGMYYSNPVGLKLTKLFKQLVTPKPNASAAKAASGAATSSLPAEKKPEEAAPAKIAASPPAAAEPKGPAPPAAPAAAAESPAAVAESPAAAAESPAAAAESPAAAAEAPAAAVEAPAAAAEAPAAAAEASAAAATEAPAATTEAPAAPTQAEGADASASAAPKADPAAEQKAAAEPAAENSA; from the exons ATGGCGACTCCGTTCCTCCCGCTGGACTCGACTTTGTCGCTGGAGGAGCCAAGCGACAATGTGACAGCTCCTGCCGGCGTCCTCGTGTGGAACGCCAACCAAGCCTGCGACTCGCAGGGCTGGAGCAGCACCTCACCAGACCTCGCGCTGAGACCCACGGCGTTCAGCGATAAGCGGTTGCAGTTTTTGAATGCAGTTGAAGGACGGTCAGCCCCGCCTGAGTTCGTAGACGTGGTGGCGGGTCAGTACGACGTGCGGACGTGGCGAAAAGATGACATGATTTTGTCGatcgaaggcgagaagacggTCTACCTAAAGGTTCCGACTATCGCCACCGTTGTTTCGTGGACATCACCTGAACGCTTGCCCATTCTTACAAAAAGCTGGCGGCCTGTCGTGTTCCTGCTCAGTCCCTGTAACGTCGCAGTCAGGTACACGCCGGATGCTGTTCTGTATTTGACGCGGTCGGCTACAGACTCGACGTCCTGGAACGTCACCCCGGTCAGTTACTCTGGCGGGTTTTGCAGCGTGGATCCTTGCAGTGACCGCGTCATAGTCTACGGGTCCTTCGCAGTGCCAGGAGCGGTTGATACCATTgttctgccgccgcagccaggtTCCTCCAAGAGTGATTACTTTATTCAGTACCATAAATGGGGGTTCCTCATCGTCCCCAAACAGGTGGACGTTCAGAAGGGAGGTCTGTGTGGACGAGGAAATTCAAAGATCGCAACAGTGGTTCACCCTCCACACATGTTCATTAGCGTCGATCTGGTGCTCCCTGCGAAGGTGTCCAAGACGTTGCAGTATGAAAAAGACTTTGCGATCACCGCGAAAAAAACCAGCGAATCCGATATCGTTATCTACCTCATTTTGGATGGACAACTGGTTGCTTTCGACTACTCCTTTGATATTCGCATCAACAAACCCGAGAAGCCACACGCGTTCCTCAGCGCGAAAATAAAGACGCGCTTCTCCGAGGAAGAACAGGCGAAAATAAAGAAGGCtaaggcagagaagaagcccTACTCTCCGCGTATCTCCTTTGTCGAATCCGACTTACAAAAAGTTGTTGTTACAGAGGGGTCTCCCCTCTGCCAAGGACACCTCCTCAGCGAACAGGTCGCCGCCATTTACGATGCCAACAGCG GCATGTATTATTCGAACCCCGTTGGGCTGAAGCTGACAAAGTTGTTCAAGCAACTTGTGACACCAAAGCCAAACGCATCGGCCGCCAAGGCGGCCAGTGGCGCGGCGACCTCTTCTCTTCCC GCGGAGAAAAAGCctgaggaggctgcgccggcaAAAATTGCCGCATCgccccctgcggccgccgaacCGAaagggcctgcgccgccagcagcacccgccgccgcggcggagtcaCCTGCAGCAGTGGCGGAGtcacctgcagcagcggcggagtcacctgcagcagcggcggagtcaccagcagcagcggcggaggcacctgcagcagcggtggaggcacctgcagcagcggcggaggcacctgcagcagcggcagaggcatctgcagcagcggctacCGAAGCACCGGCAGCGACGACCGAAGCACCGGCAGCTCCAACACAGGCAGAAGGGGCGGATgcttcggcgtctgcagctcccAAGGCGGACCCGGCAGCGGAGCAGAAGGCCGCTGCGGAACCTGCCGCTGAGAACAGCGCGTAG
- a CDS encoding calcium binding egf domain-containing protein (encoded by transcript BESB_066760), which yields MQLSPQPPPSGFHFSPSQPAANPEPLPLPLQQQMRGGSPPPPLSPVSRSVPPTPSDSRLVVPYSSQAQRAPAGGTGDAAYPSYSFPSSLGPSAGSLAVGPPHAAPMQEAPGLLSNLRSPSALSAPAAGFLGINSVPAGGGAPSIQQIGTIMADLATCDPKTEGICCLARNYCDPNATCFSNAAPDNVFEIINAIPRCTCKEGFEGDGRTKGTGCSNIDECATGEAGCEQICKDFAPGYACSCYEGYKLKPNGKECQDINECATANGGCQHVCINMPGSFVCECASGFALGQDGRSCTDIDECALYDGLCEHRCENIPGAYQCHCNAGYKRDSEDPRRCIDRDECVEGLGDGRPACASDGSEACTNTPGSYSCSCNKGYKFVASQTSKTEKEGLLSGPVGASQEAMNFLAAVAPPDSTAQNRVYHTPVYSYIARNSANHAPGDGAEGLQGMSATRHQSVPTESKDDLYTADRVKQRRLEATHSTEEDVSVSPETSTGGRASSKHERKGPKQTNEQGRNVFQRKGRAQNENPRVNSDNEHDSRSAVQRKLQWSQALDAFTSLAAGAPSARSPPSRQKAPSSGNPADTALAMADLAMQVMQMYGTANKALGGIGTLASSAAPAAAATQIGALSPLLREGENMRHRSRLPSPRRSTGTELAAYAHLAGIEGDDSQQQTWSSEMYAVRTNLETLRSQPWIDPPSLPQADRHGTCIDIDECAEFKKAGLRACKIDELICVNTPGSYECLCAEGLEYDADAASCVDIDECLLAKKQTFSSEPRATAVTPIVRLQQQREMQDGKLLPGRPALCEQQCLNLFGKYECGCYPGFLLQPDGRCEDVNECNDPAQNECEHTCVNLPGSYTCQCKPGFRPDPAKKGACVDVDECAQDPDFCEFGCTNLPGAYECTCPPGRRQRADKRGCEPLRTCREDPLLCRGDHVCRFDATVGNWACSCPDGFAPAQTPHGTAQPPRCVDINECAIGYPTPGRNPCPDLYRPCCLNVAGGFQCVMARRKGLATSRKLYCEAPSFDFQGRLDR from the exons ATGCAGTTGTcaccgcagccgcctccgtctgGTTTCCACTTCTCTCCGTCTCAGCCAGCAGCCAACCCGgagcctctgcctctgccaCTGCAGCAGCAAATGCGCGGTggttctccgcctccgcctctctcgccggtCTCTCGATCTGTCCCACCCACTCCGTCGGACTCTCGCTTGGTCGTTCCGTATTCTTcccaggcgcagcgggcgcctgcgggaggGACCGGGGACGCCGCCTACCCATCATATTCAttcccttcctctctcggcCCTTCCGCAGGCAGTTTAGCCGTCGGTCCACCCCATGCCGCGCCTATGCAAGAGGCCCCAGGTTTGCTGTCAAATCTGCGCTCTCCGTCTGCTTTGTCCGCTCCTGCGGCAGGCTTCCTCGGCATTAATTCTGTGCCAGCGGGAGGTGGCGCGCCGAGTATCCAGCAGATAGGCACAATCATGGCGGACCTGGCCACCTGCGACCCGAAGACGGAGGGCATTTGCTGTCTTGCTCGCAACTACTGCGATCCCAATGCGACGTGCTTCTCCAACGCAGCGCCTGACAACGTCTTCGAGATCATAAACGCCATTCCGCGGTGTACATGCAAAGAAGGcttcgagggcgacggcagaaCGAAAGGCACGGGCTGCTCGAATATTGACGAATGCGCCACTGGCGAAGCCGGATGTGAACAAATCTGCAAGGATTTCGCTCCTGGAtacgcctgcagctgctacGAGGGCTACAAACTCAAACCCAACGGCAAAGAGTGCCAGGATATCAACGAGTGCGCCACCGCGAACGGTGGCTGTCAACATGTCTGCATCAATATGCCCGGATCATTTGTGTGCGAATGCGCCAGTG GCTTCGCCCTCGGTCAAGACGGCAGGTCATGCACAGATATCGACGAGTGCGCTTTGTATGATGGCCTCTGCGAGCACAGATGCGAGAATATACCGGGAGCCTACCAGTGCCATTGCAATGCTGGGTATAAACGGGATTCAGAAGATCCGCGTCGATGCATTGACCGTGACGAATGTGTAGAAGGTCTGGGGGATGGCAGGCCAGCTTGTGCGTCAGACGGCTCCGAAGCGTGCACCAACACACCCGGGAGCTACTCATGCAGCTGCAATAAAGGATACAAGTTTGTCGCGTCGCAGACGTCGAAGACCGAGAAAGAAGGCCTCCTATCTGGCCCAGTTGGCGCTTCGCAGGAAGCGATGAACTTTCTTGCGGCCGTGGCGCCGCCCGATTCCACGGCTCAGAACCGCGTCTACCATACTCCTGTGTATTCGTATATTGCCCGCAACTCTGCAAATCACGCGCCAGGAGACGGAGCTGAAGGACTACAGGGAATGAGCGCGACAAGACATCAAAGTGTGCCGACCGAAAGCAAGGATGACCTTTATACCGCAGATCGAGTTAAGCAACGCCGGCTGGAGGCGACCCACTCCACAGAGGAGGACGTCTCGGTTTCGCCTGAGACTAGCACCGGTGGAAGGGCTTCCAGTAAACACGAGAGGAAGGGGCCAAAGCAGACGAACGAGCAAGGACGGAACGTGTTTCAGAGGAAGGGGCGGGCGCAGAACGAGAATCCTCGGGTAAACAGCGACAATGAGCACGATTCACGCTCTGCTGTTCAACGAAAATTGCAGTGGTCCCAAGCTTTGGACGCCTTCACTTCGcttgccgcgggcgcgccgagcgcccgGTCGCCACCATCGCGCCAGAAAGCTCCCTCTTCTGGCAATCCTGCAGATACTGCGCTGGCTATGGCGGACCTGGCAATGCAAGTGATGCAGATGTATGGGACAGCGAACAAGGCACTCGGAGGCATTGGAACTCTAGCGTCGTCAGCAGctcccgcggcagccgcgacgcagatCGGGGCGCTCTCTCCCCTCCTGCGGGAAGGTGAAAACATGAGGCATCGATCTAGACTTCCCAGCCCCCGGCGAAGCACGGGAACCGAGCTCGCGGCCTACGCGCACCTGGCGGGCATTGAAGGAGACGATTCCCAGCAACAAACATGGAGCAGCGAGATGTATGCTGTCAGGACAAACCTCGAGACGCTGAGAAGCCAGCCCTGGATCGACCCACCCTCGCTTCCACAGGCGGACAGACACGGAACCTGCATCGATATTGACGAGTGCGCAGAGTTCAAAAAAGCAGGGCTACGTGCATGCAAGATCGACGAGCTCATCTGCGTCAACACTCCTG GCAGTTACGAATGCCTGTGTGCTGAAGGTCTGGAATACGACGCTGACGCTGCGAGCTGCGTCGACATCGATGAGTGCCTACTGGCTAAGAAGCAGACTTTTTCGAGTGAGCCCAGAGCCACGGCGGTTACGCCGATTGTCAGGCTCCAGCAGCAACGCGAAATGCAGGACGGAAAGCTCTTGCCAGGGAGGCCGGCTTTGTGTGAGCAGCAGTGTCTGAATCTCTTCGGGAAGTATGAATGCGG ATGCTACCCAGGCTTCCTTCTGCAACCCGATGGCCGCTGCGAGGACGTGAACGAATGCAACGATCCTGCTCAAAACGAGTGCGAGCACACATGCGTGAATTTGCCAGGGAGCTACACCTGTCAGTGCAAACCAGGCTTCCGCCCGGACCCAGCCAAGAAGGGGGCGTGCGTCGACGTCGACGAATGCGCCCAAGATCCCGATTTCTGTGAATTCGGCTGTACGAATTTGCCTGGAGCATACGAGTGCACATGCCCTCcagggcgacggcagcgcgcaGACAAACGAGGCTGCGAACCTCTTCGCACGTGCAGGGAAGATCCTCTTCTGTGCAGAG GAGATCACGTCTGCCGGTTCGACGCTACAGTCGGTAACTGGGCATGCAGCTGTCCCGACGGCTTCGCACCTGCTCAGACGCCGCATGGGACCGCACAGCCGCCACGCTGCGTGGACATTAATGAGTGCGCCATTGGCTACCCCACTCCGGGACGAAATCCGTGCCCCGATCTTTACAG GCCCTGCTGCTTGAACGTGGCAGGAGGCTTCCAGTGcgtgatggcgcggaggaaaggcCTTGCAACAAGTCGGAAGCTGTACTGTGAAGCTCCCAGCTTTGACTTCCAGGGCCGCCTTGACAGGTAG